In Pedobacter sp. SL55, the following proteins share a genomic window:
- a CDS encoding IS3 family transposase (programmed frameshift), producing the protein MKTTQFTEAQIVSILRQHEKGVKVTDIARANGISEKTFYRWRSKYGGMEINDLKRLKELEAENSKLKRMYTDLALLNDALKDLIEKKPLAPCDKKEAVTFLLVEHQISKRKACDSIKISRSSFSYLARIKQDDKYIELLNGLTEKHVSIGFWQCYHRIRKSGEMINHKKLYRIYTALKLNIRRRAKKRLPARVKQALFQPGKINEVWSIDFMSDSLWDGRKIRLLNVIDDFNREVLTIETDTSLPTLRVIRSLEEIAQQRGYPKMIRVDNGPEFISAKLDIWSKENKIQLVFIQPGEPTQNAYIERLNGTFRRDILNAYVFKSIQEVRTISEEWMNDYNYSRPHRALKNKTPIEYKLCQ; encoded by the exons ATGAAAACAACACAATTTACAGAGGCACAGATTGTTTCAATATTGAGACAGCATGAAAAAGGCGTTAAGGTAACAGATATTGCCAGAGCAAACGGCATATCAGAGAAGACCTTCTATCGATGGCGAAGCAAATATGGCGGGATGGAAATTAACGATCTCAAACGCCTAAAGGAACTTGAGGCAGAAAACTCCAAGCTGAAACGGATGTATACCGATCTGGCACTTTTGAACGATGCGCTAAAGGATCTGATTGAAAAAAAGC CTTTAGCGCCTTGCGATAAAAAAGAAGCTGTTACTTTTCTGCTTGTCGAACATCAGATCAGTAAGCGCAAGGCTTGTGATAGCATTAAAATCTCAAGAAGCAGCTTCAGTTACTTGGCCCGCATAAAGCAGGATGACAAGTACATTGAACTATTAAATGGTTTGACAGAAAAGCACGTAAGCATAGGTTTTTGGCAATGCTACCATCGGATAAGAAAGTCAGGGGAAATGATCAACCATAAAAAACTCTACAGGATTTACACCGCACTAAAACTGAACATAAGAAGAAGGGCTAAAAAAAGATTGCCAGCAAGGGTAAAACAGGCTTTGTTCCAGCCCGGCAAAATCAACGAGGTCTGGAGCATAGATTTTATGAGTGACAGCTTATGGGATGGCAGAAAAATAAGGTTATTGAACGTGATTGATGATTTTAACAGGGAAGTTTTAACGATAGAAACAGACACATCGCTGCCAACATTACGGGTAATAAGGAGTTTGGAAGAAATCGCCCAGCAAAGGGGTTATCCCAAAATGATAAGGGTTGACAACGGGCCAGAATTTATTAGTGCAAAACTGGATATTTGGAGCAAGGAAAATAAGATCCAACTTGTGTTCATTCAGCCTGGTGAGCCCACGCAAAATGCTTATATCGAAAGGTTAAACGGAACTTTCAGAAGGGATATATTAAATGCCTACGTATTTAAATCAATTCAGGAAGTAAGAACAATAAGTGAAGAATGGATGAATGACTATAACTATAGTAGGCCACATAGAGCACTCAAAAATAAAACACCAATAGAATACAAATTATGCCAATAA
- a CDS encoding ankyrin repeat domain-containing protein, whose translation MDAIFLNACKNNQKAIVQTLLKKGGINLDKRDAMGNTALYYSCQKGARDIAKILIDGGADVNLANNQSITPLHMVSQSGNKEIATVLLASGADINATDKEGKTVLIYSLAEG comes from the coding sequence ATGGATGCAATTTTTTTAAATGCCTGTAAAAACAATCAAAAAGCAATTGTACAAACTTTGCTTAAAAAAGGCGGAATTAATTTAGATAAACGTGATGCAATGGGCAATACGGCACTATATTACTCGTGTCAAAAAGGAGCCCGAGATATTGCCAAAATTTTAATAGATGGCGGTGCCGATGTAAACCTTGCCAACAATCAAAGTATTACACCTTTACACATGGTTTCGCAAAGCGGAAATAAAGAGATTGCTACTGTTTTACTAGCAAGTGGCGCCGATATTAATGCAACGGATAAAGAAGGTAAAACGGTGTTAATTTATTCTTTAGCCGAAGGATGA
- a CDS encoding ankyrin repeat domain-containing protein, protein MNLYEIEKAYLQGNELSAINELYKPIIAEATEAQQIEIWQQVCTFANAAMIGYLIEQGWRAATVEDRSGNTPLHFLAEPKHTYNYFVTEQNMYECTKLLLSAKVSILRKNSYQETALMLGAKQGYVGMLQAYSEAGSKIDFTDRDGNNLLHIIAQYSSHASSTLESTKERLINYQSRPDFAPDNERMAQEQAALQWQFNVAKERFDQFISFAFMALEMGIDPLQKNNQKETAVDVAIYYKSKIIGAILNGLDSPDEEVVKLYFKAGGMNVYQACITKDLEALQALIQIGADLDAAYDKNEDRFDQMTPLAIAMVQHSAETTDLLLKNGADASLLDSKGWHPFRYLYIPISNINTNFEQFKDKTFQRILKAYFDAGFSIDNILDDQENTLLTLSAKHADGLMLCNNDSVAKTLIDEAIYSNANVNQTNRDGVSALMYLCLTDGDRGERNLITLLEQGASTELIDKNGKTALMYAANNSKHTVAKTYCELLAEFGNVMLNAKDNEEKTALDYAVEKNNEALVAWLVERM, encoded by the coding sequence ATGAATTTATACGAAATTGAAAAGGCGTATCTGCAAGGAAATGAACTCTCTGCAATAAATGAGTTATACAAACCTATAATTGCCGAGGCTACCGAAGCACAACAAATAGAAATTTGGCAACAGGTTTGCACTTTTGCCAATGCAGCAATGATAGGCTATTTAATAGAGCAAGGTTGGCGTGCTGCTACAGTTGAAGATAGATCTGGCAATACACCATTACATTTTTTAGCAGAACCAAAGCACACCTATAATTATTTTGTAACCGAACAGAATATGTACGAGTGCACCAAGTTATTGCTATCGGCAAAGGTAAGTATACTTAGAAAAAATAGCTACCAAGAAACGGCGCTAATGTTGGGGGCTAAACAAGGTTACGTAGGTATGTTGCAAGCTTACAGTGAGGCTGGCTCAAAAATAGATTTTACAGATAGAGATGGAAATAACCTGTTACATATTATTGCGCAATACTCCTCACACGCTTCTTCTACCTTAGAAAGTACCAAAGAAAGGTTAATAAACTACCAAAGTCGTCCAGATTTTGCGCCTGATAATGAGCGTATGGCCCAAGAGCAAGCAGCATTGCAATGGCAATTTAATGTAGCCAAAGAGCGGTTTGATCAATTTATAAGTTTTGCTTTTATGGCCCTAGAAATGGGTATAGATCCATTACAGAAAAACAACCAAAAAGAAACTGCGGTAGATGTTGCCATCTATTATAAATCTAAAATTATTGGCGCAATTTTAAATGGCCTCGATTCGCCGGATGAAGAAGTAGTAAAACTTTATTTCAAAGCTGGTGGAATGAATGTTTATCAAGCCTGCATAACTAAGGATTTAGAGGCTTTACAAGCACTTATCCAAATTGGTGCTGATTTAGATGCTGCTTACGATAAAAATGAAGATAGGTTTGACCAGATGACACCTTTAGCCATTGCTATGGTGCAACACTCGGCGGAAACTACAGATTTGCTACTTAAAAATGGCGCAGATGCTTCTTTGTTAGATAGCAAGGGCTGGCATCCTTTTAGGTATTTGTATATCCCAATTTCTAATATCAATACCAATTTTGAGCAGTTTAAAGACAAAACCTTTCAACGCATACTTAAGGCCTACTTCGATGCTGGCTTTAGTATCGATAACATTTTAGATGACCAAGAAAATACGCTTTTAACTCTTTCTGCTAAACATGCAGATGGTTTAATGTTGTGCAATAACGATTCTGTGGCTAAAACATTGATAGATGAAGCAATTTACTCTAATGCCAATGTTAACCAAACCAATAGAGATGGTGTATCTGCTTTAATGTACCTGTGTTTAACAGATGGAGATAGAGGAGAACGCAATTTAATTACCCTTTTAGAGCAGGGCGCTTCTACAGAGTTAATCGATAAAAATGGAAAAACGGCATTGATGTATGCTGCTAATAATTCAAAACACACGGTGGCTAAAACCTATTGCGAACTGCTGGCCGAGTTTGGAAATGTGATGTTAAACGCCAAGGATAATGAAGAAAAAACAGCATTAGATTACGCTGTAGAAAAAAATAACGAAGCGCTTGTGGCTTGGCTAGTAGAGCGGATGTAA
- a CDS encoding acyl-ACP desaturase produces MSFFVEKRKEVMQHIEKYMLQMLPEYLKPIDEIWQPSDFLPDASKDDFFQRIKDLQESASELSYDLVAVLIGDTITEEALPTYRSWLAMVDGVSRDEEGGWVKWNRQWTSEENRHGDLLNKYLYLSGRVDMRQMEMSTQYLIADGFDIGTGHDPYRNFIYTSFQEMATNVSHRRVASLAKKDGDTLLSKMCGVIASDEARHAKAYKDFIKQIFNVDANEAMLAFEDMMRKKIVMPAHFLREVGLPIGQVFGHFTDAAQRLGVYTAVDYVDILKQLLVEWNIESVKELNEAGEKARDYLMALPNRLLRVAERMKDPGIDYKFKWILA; encoded by the coding sequence ATGAGTTTTTTTGTCGAAAAAAGAAAGGAAGTAATGCAACATATAGAGAAATATATGCTGCAAATGCTACCTGAATATTTGAAACCTATAGATGAAATTTGGCAACCTTCAGATTTTTTGCCAGATGCTAGTAAAGATGATTTTTTTCAACGAATAAAAGATTTGCAAGAAAGTGCAAGTGAGCTTTCTTATGATTTAGTAGCTGTTTTAATTGGAGATACCATAACTGAAGAAGCTTTGCCAACTTACAGATCGTGGTTGGCTATGGTAGATGGCGTGAGTAGAGACGAAGAAGGAGGGTGGGTAAAGTGGAACAGACAATGGACTTCGGAAGAAAATAGACATGGAGATTTGTTAAACAAATATCTGTACTTATCTGGCCGTGTAGATATGCGTCAGATGGAAATGTCGACCCAATATTTAATTGCTGATGGTTTTGATATTGGAACTGGACATGATCCATATCGGAATTTTATTTATACTTCTTTCCAAGAAATGGCCACAAATGTATCTCATAGAAGAGTGGCTTCTTTAGCTAAGAAAGATGGAGATACGCTCTTATCTAAAATGTGTGGGGTAATTGCTTCTGATGAAGCTAGACATGCTAAAGCCTATAAAGATTTTATCAAGCAAATTTTTAATGTAGATGCTAATGAAGCTATGTTGGCTTTTGAAGATATGATGCGTAAGAAGATTGTAATGCCTGCTCATTTTTTAAGAGAAGTGGGTTTACCAATTGGGCAAGTTTTTGGTCATTTTACGGATGCAGCGCAACGTTTAGGTGTTTATACAGCTGTAGATTATGTTGATATATTGAAACAATTACTTGTAGAGTGGAACATAGAAAGCGTAAAGGAATTAAACGAGGCTGGAGAGAAAGCTAGAGATTATTTAATGGCATTGCCAAATAGATTGCTTAGAGTGGCAGAGCGAATGAAAGATCCAGGGATTGATTACAAATTCAAATGGATTTTAGCTTAA